The following are encoded together in the Strongyloides ratti genome assembly S_ratti_ED321, chromosome : 2 genome:
- a CDS encoding Astacin-like metalloendopeptidase: MFSFIIFEGKTFIILLFFIFGFIKGIVEKDNDSTGEVTISYSRTSDILKELKEHFSTDSSNISQMSEILEKIHVLMHKKIYGNRIFSKDAISDNKKSIVISAAQPKTKPELSKFLFEGDIFLSTRQAKQLLDNLNNRKVRSLTNDKDAIWKEMPIKYRFHESLTFFTISQIIEGIQYWEDNSCITFKNIQQPEDDDYIEFFKGQGCYSMIGKFGGRQGISIGDGCERIGVIEHEIGHALGLWHQQSRPDAVNYIDFAKDYILPSYLADFEVRTDEDIDTLGIPYDLGSVMHYGPTAFSIDGVTRTLITKNPLYQMTIGQREKLSFYDLEIINKAYCKDRCNGNELKCKNGGYTHPSTCNTCICPHGYGSKLCDQNEKSINAECGGILVSTSYWKYIQSPNYEDGGYIEDQMCSWIISAPRGKRIEIMFVDDFAFLCTSTCMDYVEIKLQEDQRNTGARFCCNEKPKNSFISEGNQIAIIFRSQIGSDIGFRISYKYTMKKSKNISNIVQQITTIKPTTVSGFNIWSDWGDWSECSRSCGACGIRSRTRICKSSECHGRSQEFSSCNTDTCPEDPQCPKWEMLKKFCTKNSNCQQIQEKLKDCNEQVVCCPPFFKNGNKCVSDKAILGSYDN, encoded by the exons atgttctctttcattatttttgaagggaaaacttttattattttgttattttttatttttggatTTATAAAAGGAATTGTGGAGAAGGATAATGATAGTACTGGTGAGGTTACAATTTCATATTCAAGAACCTCTGATATTCTTAAAGAATTAAAGGAACATTTTAGTACTGATAGTAGTAATATTAGTCAGATGTCtgaaattttagaaaaaattcaTGTTTTGAtgcataaaaaaatttatggtaatcgaatttttagtaaagat gcTATAAGTGACAATAAAAAATCTATTGTCATTTCAGCTGCCCAACCAAAAACTAAACCGGAATTGtcaaaatttctttttgaaggtgatatttttttatcaacaagGCAGGCTAAACAATTattagataatttaaataatagaaaagtTAGAAGTTTAACTAATGATAAAGATGCAATATGGAAAGAAATGCCAATAAAATATCGATTTCATGAATCATTGacattttttactatatcaCAGATTATTGAAGGAATCCAATATTGGGAGGATAATTCAtgtataacatttaaaaatattcaacaaCCTGAAGATGATGATtatattgaattttttaaaggaCAGGGATGTTATTCAATGATAGGTAAATTTGGTGGTAGACAAGGAATATCAATTGGTGATGGTTGTGAAAGAATTGGTGTGATTGAACATGAAATTGGACATGCTTTAGGTCTTTGGCATCAACAATCAAGACCAGATGCCGTTAATTATATTGATTTTGCCaaagattatattttacCATCATATTTGGCTGATTTTGAGGTTAGGACAGATGAGGATATTGATACACTTGGTATACCATATGATTTAGGTAGTGTTATGCATTATGGACCTACTGCTTTTTCTATAGATGGTGTTACAAGAACACTTATAACTAAAAATCCTCTTTATCAAATGACAATTGGACAAAGAGAAAAATTGTCATTTTATGatttagaaattattaataaagcTTATTGTAAAg ATAGGTGTAATGgaaatgaattaaaatgtaaaaatggTGGATATACTCATCCATCAACTTGTAATACTTGTATATGTCCTCATGGTTATGGTTCTAAATTATGTGATCAAAATGAAAAATCAATTAATGCTGAGTGTGGTGGTATTTTAGTATCAACATCATACTGGAAATATATACAAAGTCCAAATTATGAAGATGGTGGTTATATTGAGGATCAAATGTGTAGTTGGATTATCTCAGCACCACGTGGTAAAAGAATTGAAATTATGTTTGTGGATGATTTTGCATTTCTATGTACAAGTACCTGTATGGATTatgttgaaataaaattacaagaAGATCAAAGGAATACCGGAGCAAGATTTTGTTGTAATGAAAAAcctaaaaatagttttatttcAGAGGGTAATCAAATagctattatttttagatctCAAATTGGTAGTGATATTGGTTTTAGAAtaagttataaatatacaatgaaaaaatcaaaaaatattagtaatattGTTCAACAAATTACAACTATTAAACCAACAACTGTCAGTGGATTTAATATTTGGAGTGATTGGGGAGATTGGAGTGAATGTAGTAGAAGTTGTGGAGCATGTGGTATACGTTCACGTACCAGAATATGTAAAAGTTCTGAGTGCCATGGAAGAAGTCAGGAATTTTCTAGTTGTAATACAGACACATGCCCAGAAGATCCTCAATGCCCAAAATGGGAGAtgcttaaaaaattttgtacaaaaaatagtaattGTCAACAGATTCaggaaaaattaaaagattgtAATGAACAGGTCGTTTGTTGTCCTCCTTTCTTTAAAAATGGAAATAAATGTGTTAGTGATAAGGCAATTCTAGGAAGTTATGATAATTAA